Genomic DNA from bacterium:
TCTTCGCTGAACCAGGGAATGAGCACTGCCGTGAACTTGGCAAACGCCACACCGACGGCGGCAATCGAACCCGTCTGAATCACGGCAAACAGTGTCCAGCCATACAGGAAACCGGTCAGCGGATTCCACGCTTCGCGCAAATAGACATACTGCCCGCCCGCCTGCGGGAACATCCCGGCCAATTCTCCATAGCTCAGAGCGGCAATGATCGTTACCACACCGCTCACCGCCCACACCACCATCAGCCATCCCGCCGATCCCACCGTTCGCGCAATGTCCGCGCTGACAATAAAAATCCCCGACCCGATCATCGAGCCAATCACAATCATCGTCGCATCAAGCAGCGTCAATTCCCGCTTGAACCCTGCCTGACTCTTCTCCTGATCAGAATGCACGACCTGTCTCATGGATCATCCCTCACGGCAATGGGAAGTATCGAGGCATCACTGTCGGATCTGGAACATGTTCGCCGGCCGATGATGACGCTAACGACGGGGTGGTTTGGCACTGACTCTGTCGTAGGGGCACGGCATGCCGTGCCCGCCGCTCATTACCGGTTCTTCACAGGCCTTGCCGCTGCCGCCTGCGCCTCCGCCCGCAATTTGGCCAGCACGGTGTGGTGGCGGCTGTAGGTGAAATAGATGATCAGGCCGATGGCCAGCCAGATGGCCAGGCGCAGCCAGTTTTCGGCGGGAAGGGAGAACATCAGAACCATACTGGAGAGAATGCCTGCTATGGGCACGAACGGATAGAGCGGGGCTTTGAAAGGCCGCTTGGCCTCCGGATGCTTGCGGCGCATAATCAGCACTGCCGCACAGACCATTACAAAAGCGAGCAGTGTGCCGATGTTCACCAGCTCCGCCAGAATGCGCAACGGCAGAAAGGCCGCCGCCAGGCCGACAAAGGTGCCGGTCAGAATCGTGGACTTCCACGGGGTGCGGAAACGCGGATGAATCGCTCCGAAAAAGCTTGCAGGCACCATGCCGTCGCGCGCCATTGCCAGCAGAATGCGCGGCTGACTGAGGACCATCACCAGCAGCACCGAGGTAATGCCGGCCAGTGCTCCCAGAGAAATCAGAAACTGCAGCACCGGCAGATGCAATTGGCCGAAAGCATCCGATACCGGAGCATCGATGTTAATCTTGTCGTAAGGCACCATTCCCGTGAGCACCGCCGCCACGCCGATATAAAGCACCGTACAGAGAATCAGCGAGGTGATAATGCCGATGGGAATGTCCTTGGCCGGATTCTTGGCCTCTTCGGCGTGCGTCGAAAGCGAATCGAAGCCGATATACGCGAAGAAAATCATCGCCGCTCCCGCCAGCATCCCCAAAGGCTCGCCGCCGTTTCCTGTCTGGCCGAAGATTGTGTGCCCGAAGAAGCTCACACCCGATAGACCATAGGGCGCAAACGGATGCCAGTTATCGGGATTCACATAGAACGCGCCGACGACAATCACCATCGCCACCACCACCAGCTTGGTGATCACAATCGTGGTGTTGACCGTCGCGCTCTCCTTGATGCCCTTCACCAGCAGCACGGTCACCAGCCCGGCGATAATCAGCGCGGGCAAATCAATCACCGTCCCGGTCGTCACGAGCGCACCCAGTCCGGGATCATAATCGAAGGGCGCGCGTGTGACGGCAAAAGGAATATGGAGATTGAAGATCCCGATGAAATTTTGAAAGTAGTGGGACCAGCCATGCGCCACCGCCGCCGAGGAGACCGAATATTCGAGCACCAGATCCCAACCCATAATCCAGGCGAACATCTCTCCGAGGGTGGCATACGCATAAGTATAGGCAGAGCCCGCGACCGGAGTCAGCGAGGCAAATTCAGCATAGCAGAGCGCGGCAAAAATGCAGGCGATTCCGGCGGCCACAAAGGACAGAATCAGAGCCGGGCCGGTCTTGTCATGAGCCGCAATGCCCGTGAGCACAAAAATACCTGTTCCGATAATTGCGCCCACACCGAGGCTGGTGAGGGTCACCGGGCCGAGACAGCGGCGTAAACGGTTTTCGCCAGCCGCTTCGTCGAGCAACATCTGCAGCGGCTTTTTGGCGAACAGCGGATTCTCCATGCGCATGTACCTTTGGTTTCGAAAAAGGAGCAAACACGCCAAGGCAGGTCAAACGAACTGTCTAAGTTATATAATCAAAATCAGGATAGCAACCGTTTTTCACAGTCCGAAAAAATTAACGTTCTAACCTTTTACAAGCGCACTAATCTGATCCGACTTTTTGTTTTACAATACCTTGCGTGGTCCGGTTCCGCAGTTCCAAAAACAAGGGCCGACAAATGCCGGCCCGGAAAACGCAAAAATCGATGCTGTGCCGCTGCTACTGCGATCTAACCGTTACCCAATAATAGTACTTAAGGGCGTGCGCTGCGGTGTCTACAAAGCTGCTGTCGGTGGTTTCGCCGATCAGGTCGGGCGGCTGCAGGGCGTTCGAAATATAGGGCGAACGGTAGACGGTATAACTTCGGTTGTAGAGTGCATTGCCGAGTGAGTCCTGATTCACATGCGTCCACACCAGCCGCACGCTGTTGGAATCGGACCAGAATTGGATCATGAGGTGAGGCGCGGGAGCTATCGCGGCGAGGGCGGTGGGCACAAAATCGAAGGTATAGTCTCCGGTCTGGCCATAGGAGGCACTGTGGGCCTTCAAGACTACGGCGGCCCAGACACCGCTCTGCTGAGGAGTGAAAGAAATGCTCTCGCTTCCGCCGTTGCCGGTGGAGTCGGCGGAGATGACGGCATCACGCAGCGCCTGACAGGCGGCCTCAGGACTGAACAGCGCGAGCCTGACATCGATTGTGGCAGAGACGTTCCGGGCGCGAATGATGTATGACACTCCCGAGACCATGAAGAGTTCATAGAGGTCGAAGACTTCATCGGCGGCGAAATGCGCGGGAGCGGAGTAGGGCGGCATCTGTGAGGCGGCTGAACCCGCGTCGGCTTCAACGGCGTAATCGGAGAGTGATAGGTCCGTCGAACGTACCGCTTCGAACAGGCGGCTGGTCTGCGGAGCAACTGCGCCGTTGATGAGAATCAGTTCAGGTTCTCCCGGCGGAGAAAGACTGGCGCATTCGAAGGTCTCGAAGCCCGAGGCGCTGCTGAAGGTGTCGGGGAAGGAGTAGAGATCGAGATCATTGCCGCTTTGCGGCATGAGAGCGCAGCCAAGCCAGATAGACTCTGCGGGAGGTGAGGCGCGGAAGCCGTCCCCATTGTAATAGACGGGATTTCCCCAGGACTTAAGCGGCGGCGCGGCGCGCAAGCGGACGTCACCCGGTGCGGTCAATTGCAGGGGCGACCAGACATACTGATGATAGAGCGAGTTGTTGTCGCGCGAGGCCTCGTCGAAGGTATGAGCCGAGTCTATGGCCAGCAGCAGCGTGTGCCGCCCGCCCGCTACTGTAAACGGCCCGCGGTTGGTGTCGAAGGCCAGCGTTCGCGGAAGGATGCGGGGCATCCACAATAGAGAGCAGAGCGGCAGGCCGTCGAGGAACACCAGCGCCGGAACGCCTTGATGGACAGCGTCGGGCGCAGGCGTGAGAGCCGAATCGAGCAGACAGGTGTTGATGTAGGTCGTGGCGCTGTTGCCGTTCAGAGCGGTGAGGCCGCAGGACTGGCTCGTAGCATTGCCGACGTTGCGCGGCACGAGCGGACCGGTCCAGCCTTGCGGGGTCCACGGCAAAACATCCGGCATGATCTGGCGGATGGCCGCATGGAGATTCGGGCGAGGTCCGACGTGATGAGTTCCTTGCTGCGGCGTGCCGGTGAGCGAAAGAATGGAGTGCATCTGTGCGGGCGAGAGGGCCACACCATATTTGACCTGACAGATTCCCTGCAGGTCATTGCCCGCGCCGCAGACCATGGGGGTGGCGGCGGAACTGCCGCCGAAGGACGTGGTGTAGAACTGCCGCTTGTCTCCCTGCGGATTGAAGCCGGGGGCATTGCCCTGACCGATTGTGCTGACCAATTGTCCCCAGGCATGCAGGTCGATTCGAGAGCCATAATCCGACCAGCACAGAGGAGAAGGAGATGTCGCCGAGCCCGCGCCGACCAGGATGGCGCCCGAATCGCGGTACCAGCGTTGAAAGTGGTTGCCATACACGGCATTGTCCAGATCCATCTGCCCATTGCCGGAGGCGGCATAGACGAGGACGCCGTTGGCTATGGCGGTTTGAACCGCCGCGAAGACATCATCCCAATATTCGAGGGCAATGCAGCGGAACTGGGCGGGATCTCCGCAGGAAGAATCGCAGGGATAGCCGGGATCGGGACCGACAGACTGTACGGACATGGAAAGCGATTCACCGGGACGGAGCGCGACTGCGGAGGCAATGAGGCCGGCCGTGTAATCGGTGTAGAGCCAGTAGCGGGCACCGAAGGCGCGGACGGCAGGACTCATTCCGGTGACGCCGTACCCGTTTTCGCAGGCGAAGAGAATGCCGGCACAGCCATCACCGTGCTCCGAAAAGTTATCAGTGGGATTGCCGGTGTCGGAGGGAAGCTCGGTGAAGGTAGAAGGGAGGTCCTCATGATTGCCGACGAATTCGTAGTCGAGGACAATGCACTGGGCATTCGGGTTTCCGCTGCCCGCCGGATGATACGCATGAGCATAGAACGCGTTCAGTCCAAGGGGAGCCGCGCCGAGATACCCCTGAGTATTTTCCCAGTTGGGAGTGGCCGGAGCAATGTCCATGCAGGCAGGCATGATCTTGGGAGCATACCACGCTGTCTCAACCATGTCGAGGCCGACGACTTCTGATATGAGGTGGCGTGGGTCGGGATTAGAGGGAATATGAAGAAGGTAGAAGTTGTTGAGGTTGGTGAGATCCTGTCCCGAATTGGCTTCACCTTTTTGCTTACACACATCGAGTTGCGATTCCGAAAGCGGATCGGCCAGACGTGTCAGCGTAACGTCAGGATGCCGGGTGAGGAAGTTTTGCAATGGCCGGACATCTGCGCCGCTTTTGGAATAGGGCTTACCGTTCCGGAAGCGGATCATTGCCGCCTCGGTGAACTTGATGGTCAGACGGCTTTGCTCGGAGACATCAATCAAGTTGAAGTAGAAGTCCTTTTCAGTTGTCCGGCGCGGCGGGAGTTCACCGGCGAAGGATGGCAGGATAAAGCACAAGCTTGAGATACAAAGTAAATAGTTCCTAAGGATCATGCGTAAATCCTTTAAATAATGCTTCAATAATATGGGGGAATATGACGGTGCACAATGTATGCACGGGTCTTCGAGAAATCAAGCGTTCATTCAGGAAGGCCCCTTAGAAATGTCGTTTGTTAATTATACTATTTTCAAGGACGGCAAAATTCCCCGAAAGTTTAGGATAGGTTCGGTCTATTCGACAGATGAGCGTCCGTGCGATGCCTCGTTTCTACTAAGGGTAAACAAAACGAGGGACCGGCAGATGCCAGTCCCTCGTCGCGGTCGCTGTATGTTCAGTGATTCTTAGTTGGCTTTGACCTTCACGCGGTAGAAGTACTTCATGTCTACGGCGTTGACGTCAATGAAGGTGCTGTCCGTGGTGCCGCCGATGGAGTCGGTGGGCAGCGGGATCAGATTCAGAGAGGTACTGCGGTAGACGACGTACCGGCGGCCAGTCAGCGGATTGCCCAGCGAGTCCTGCGTGACATGATTCCACGCAAGGCGGACGCTACTCGACGTTGTCCACGGTTCAATTACCACGTTGGACACAGGCCGCGGCGACGCGGCGGCAATGCTGCCCGTGAGGTTGTAGATGGCGGACTGGTTGGCGTCGCTGGAAGAGACCTTCGATACCACCAGCACGTACCAATCGGTAACGGTGGGCGTGAAGTTCAGCGTCTCATCCAGACCGGGTCCGGCGGCGTTGGCCGATGCGAGATAGATGGCACGGCTCTGATAGGCGGTGGAGTCGCGATGCAGACGCAATTCGACGTCAGAACTGCCGGAGAGCATGTCACAGACGAAGCGGTAGGGAGTTCCGGCAATCATCATGACTTCATACATGTTGAACGCGCCTCGAACCGGAATCGTATCCGGATTGGTGATCTGCCACGGATAGGTGGACAGTTCGCGACCCACAGTATTCTCATACTGGAGAACCACACTGTCGGTGGCGCTGTTCCAGTTGATGACGCCGGGATACCACGCGCTCTGACTGGAGGTCAGACGCCAGGGGACGATGACATAATCCGTCGCGCCACTGCCGTAGGCAGAAGAGGTGACCAGCGAGGAGAAGCCACCGGTGGTTCCGGTGTAGTCACTGTAGAGATACATGTCAAAGTCAGCGGAGGGACCTTTGGGAAGCAAGGCCGCGCCGATGGCATAACCACCGGCCGTCGGGATCTGCAGACCGTCGCAGTTGGGATAGGCGCCACTGCCCTGAACGGGGGGAGCGAGGCGTTGCAGGGTCGTCCCACGAGTCATCGCCAACGGGCTCCAGACGTACTGGCCGGACCAGTTGTTATCGGTCTCATTGGATTCCGGCACGACATTGCCGCCGTCCAGCATGAAGCTCATGGTGTGGCGTCCGCCGCGAACGCTCGCAACGGCAGCCGGCATGGACTCGGTCATGGTGAGAGGAGCCAGCGCCGCCAGAGTCGACATGGAACCCACCTGAACGTTATCAAGCTGGGTTACGATGGTGTAACCGAGGGGAGCCGAAGCATAGCCGCCGTTATACCACGCGACGTTCAGGTAGCTGGTGGCATTTCCCGTAATCGCGGTGGGGAAATGGGTGTTGTTCTGCGACGCGTCATTGGTGTTGCGCGCGACCATGGCGGCATCCCATCCGGGATGAGCCGTACCAGGCAGCAGGTTCGCCGCCGGATTGCTGAAGAAGTCGAAGGTGTAGCTGCCACTCACGCCGTAGCTGGCCGAAGAGGCCTTCATGACGACCGCCACATACCATCCCGTGGTAGTGGGGGTGAAGGTCAGGTACTCATTTCCGTTGGCGCCGGTGCTGTTGACGGTGTAGGTATACTCGCCGATGGAATAGTAGTTGACACCCTGGCCGTAGATCGAAAGGCGGACATCGAGCCCACCGGTCACATCCACCGCGCCGACAAAGTACGGGGTGCCGGCGGTGAGGTTGATCTCATACATGTCGAAGACGGCATTGACATCGAGTGTGTGGCTGGTCGTGTACGGCGGATACCAGGAAGCCGTGCTGGCCTGCTCCACTTCCACGGCATAGTCGGACGTCGACGCATCACTGTAGCGGACCGCCTGGAAGAGGCGGTTCATGGGGCTGATGACGTTGCCATTGACAAGAATCATGTCGGGAACGCCGCCGCCCTGCCCGCTGTACTTCTGATAGGTATCGAAGCCCGTCGTGTCGGTGTAGGCATCGGCATAGGAATAGAGGTCGACGTCATTGCCGGTCTGGGGCAGAACGGCGCAACCGAGCCACCACGTGCTGCCGGACGGAACGCTGCGGAAACCGTCGCCATTGTAGTAGGTGGGGTTGCCGCCGGACTTGAGGGGAGGAGCGGTGCGGACGCCGTAGCTCTGGGCTGTCCAGTTGAGCGGGGACCAGCAATTCTGCTGCGTGTAGGTGTTGTTGCCTTCGTTGTACTCGGCAAAGGCGTTGTTGGGATCGAGCAGGAATTGCCAGGTGTGACGGCCACCGCGAACGGTGAGCGGGCCGTAGTTATTGAAGGTGAAGTCCTGGTACGGTGCAATACGGGGTGACCATCCGGCCCAGAAGACCGCGCCACCGTCGAGCCAGCTTTCGCTGTAAACACCGGACGTTCCGGAATCGGGAGCCGGAGTGAAAGCCCAGTTATAGCCGCACACGTTCATGTACGTGTTGTTGGTGTTGCCGTCGAGGGTCGTGATCAGGCACGCATCGCCCGTCGCGTTGTTCGCGTTGCGGGGAACGATGGGGCTGGACCATCCGGCGCGGGTCCACGGCAGGACATCCGGTTCAATCCAGTTGATGGCGTTGACCAGATTGGGCTTGGTACCGATCTCGTGCGAGCCCGTGTAGGGCGTGCCGTTATCATGCAGGTAGGCGCGCATGTCGGTGGGGGAAGCCGTAATACCGTACTTGCCCTGCAGCACACCCTGCAGGTCATTGCCGGCGGCGGTGACGATGGGCGTGGCACTGGAGGTGCCGCTGAAGGAGCGGGTGTACATCTGATTGCGGTTGCCGGTGGGATTGTACAGGTCGCCGTAACCGATGGTGTAGACATCCTGTCCCCAGCCATTGCAGTCCACGCGGCTGCCATAGTTGGACCAGCACATGGCATCCTGAGACGCGGAGTGGCTGGCGCCGACGAGAATCGCGCGGGAATCGCGGTAGGTGCGGTCGAAGCGGCTACTGTAGCGGGCGGCGTCCAGATCCATCTGGCCGTTGCCTGCGGCTTCGTACACGAGGCGTCCGTTGGCCGTGACGGTCTGGATCGCCGCGAAATTGTCATCCCAATACTCGATGGCAATGTAACCGAACTGGCCGCAGTTGCCGCAGGTGTTGTCGCAGGAGTAGCCGGGATTGGGGCCGTAGTTGTGAATTTCGATGAACTCGGACTCGCCGCTGAACAGGTGGCTCGAGGCATTGGTGATGCCCGTCGCCCATGTGCGGTTGAGAATTCCTACAGATTCGCCTTTGGGCGTTACGTTGGGGCTCTCGCCAGACATGCCGTAGGTGTTGTCGCAGGCGCCGATGATGCCGGAGCAGGCGTCGCCGTGGTCGGCTGTGCCGCCGCCGTCACCGCCGTCAAGCACGGCGAAGCCGGAGGGGAAATCTTCGTGGTCTTCAGTCCAGTCCCATTCGATGTCTACGGTCCATGCATTGAAATGGCCGTGTCCCCAGCCGCCGTAATAGGTGCCGGCGTAATCGGAATTAACGCCTGTGGGGGCGGGGCCGTGGTAGGTCTGATTGGCGACGTAGCTCGGGGTGGTGGGGGCAATGTCCGTGCAGGCGGGCGCGCCCTTGGGCTGATAGAAGGCCGTTTCGACGATGTCGAGCTTAATGACGCTGCGAAGCAGAGTCTCGGGAGCGGGATTGGAACGGATGTCGAGAATGTAGAAGTTGTTCAGGTTGGCGAGGTCTTCGCCGATGTTCTGCTCACCGGTGCGCTCCCAGTTGTCGAGCGTCTCTTCGGAGAGTTCCATCTCGCGGCGCATGGTGATTTCCGGATGCGCAGCGAGGAAGTTAAGCAGGGGAGCGACGTTGGCGGAGGCCTTGGAATAGGGCGCGGTGCCGTTCCAGCGGATCATGGATTCTTCGGTGAACTTCACAATCAGGCGGTCGGTGAGGGAGACGTCTACGCAGTTCAGGTAGAAATCTTTGGCCGTGATCTGGCGCGGCTTCAGCGGACCTTCATGCTTGGGGAAGTACATCGGGGGAAAGGCTTCGGGGGCGCGATCCGGATTGGTAGGCAGGCCGATGAAGCCGGAATTGTCTTGAGACTCGGGGACGCGAACGGTCGCGCCGGGGAGATTGAGATGGTCCCGGGCCGCAATCACCGGCTCCCAGCCCGACGGGGCGGAGACGGCGGAATGCTGGGCGATGGGACCGGCGAACAGAATGAGTGCGCTGCCGCTCACCAGCACGAGGAGGAGCAGAAGCACTGCATTAGGCAGAGCTTTCTTCATGAGGGTCTCCTCGATGGGTTATTTGCTGGATGTGGTGGTGGACTGAGCCGGAGCGTGTTTTTCGATCTGGGGAAGAGCCTGGGGCTGGGGAGGATTTCTCCAGTTGTTGAGAGCCTGCTCGATTTCGGCGACGCGGGCGGCATCCCCCTTATCCTGCGCCCACTGGAGGAGGATTTCGAGGCGGCTGATTTCGCCCTGACGCTTGGTCTCGGCGATCTGAAGCTGGAGTTCATCCTGATGCTGCGGGGTAGCGGTAGCGATCTGGGCTTCGAGAGCCTCTATTTGAGCCTTGGTGGAGGCGGACAAGTCTTGAATCTGGGCCTGATAATCGGCGCGGGGGGTGGTGGCCTGAGCTTTTGCCGTCTGGGCAAAGCTGAATGAGCAGAGCATTCCCAAGGCCAGTACAATCGAGAGCAGTCTTACAAACATGCGTTTCTCCTCTTAGCATGAGCATGAATAGGATGGATGAAGAACAGACAGGATAATATACACTTAGATTTGACTGAGCGCAAGAAGCTCAAAGTTCTAATTCGAGGGGTTTCTTCATAGTAAAATTATAATTTTATGTTGCTTAGCAGAAAGATTTTTGCCGATTTTGCAAATTTTGATATTGTTGACCCAGAAATCCTCGTATGAGCCAGTGGTAGATGGGCGTGAGTAAAGAATGCGGACCGCCGAACGGCATGTGTCAACATGGCATATGCAGCTTCCATAATCGAGAGGTTTGCACAATGGAAAGGGATGCCTCGCTCAATAACGGGAAATCAGCGTGATCATGATGGAACAGAAATGAAATGCGACGCGTCATACGATTGCGATAGATATGGCAAATATTTTTTTATTAATCGGTTATGTATTAAAATCAAAAAAAGTGACAAGAATACCAATAAATCGGGATTGTATTGGGCTAGTCAATGCGTGTGGATTTAAGAAAATGATAGATAAATTTAGCATTGATATGATTAGTTCGATATCGTATATTAGCGCAGCGGATCGGCAAGAAGGATCAGAAAAAAGCTATTTCAATTCTTGTCTATCCAGCCAGTAATTGTCACGGCTAATAACTTTACGGAGCGTGTCATGAAAATTCGTCAGAGCGTGTTCGGTATTCTTGTTCTTCTTGCAGTTTCGTCTTTGGCATTCGGCCAACAATCCATGGTGTTTGTTTCGTATTTCAGCCAAGATTCCACAGAGGCTCTTGGCTGCGGATGCACACCGGAAACCCGCGTGCCGTTTCCAGACAGTACTCGGTTATGCGTTGTGTGGGACGTAAATCATGCCACCAATCCTGGACCCGACACTGGGGATTTGTTGCCAATCCGAGGTCAAGGGTATGGTCAGACGAATTTCAGAACCACGATATTCAATGGCGCCGAGAGCGGGCTGGGAGCAGGCTTCTTCGTATTCGACCCTGCGTTGGTCATCGCCCATCCTGTGGCCGCTGATTCCTCTTGGTATTATCTCCAGATCTGCGGGTCGAGTTGTTCATGGCATTCGGCCTCGTTTCAAGCTCTTGCCGGTCCAAACGAGATCGAGTTAACTTCTGCCGACTGGACATGCGCAGAGACTACTTGCAGTGGTTATTCAGACTATGACTCCACGGAGATTCCGAACAACAATTTTGAACAGGATACTGTCCACACCGTGGCTTGGGGTGT
This window encodes:
- a CDS encoding S8 family serine peptidase, with protein sequence MVETAWYAPKIMPACMDIAPATPNWENTQGYLGAAPLGLNAFYAHAYHPAGSGNPNAQCIVLDYEFVGNHEDLPSTFTELPSDTGNPTDNFSEHGDGCAGILFACENGYGVTGMSPAVRAFGARYWLYTDYTAGLIASAVALRPGESLSMSVQSVGPDPGYPCDSSCGDPAQFRCIALEYWDDVFAAVQTAIANGVLVYAASGNGQMDLDNAVYGNHFQRWYRDSGAILVGAGSATSPSPLCWSDYGSRIDLHAWGQLVSTIGQGNAPGFNPQGDKRQFYTTSFGGSSAATPMVCGAGNDLQGICQVKYGVALSPAQMHSILSLTGTPQQGTHHVGPRPNLHAAIRQIMPDVLPWTPQGWTGPLVPRNVGNATSQSCGLTALNGNSATTYINTCLLDSALTPAPDAVHQGVPALVFLDGLPLCSLLWMPRILPRTLAFDTNRGPFTVAGGRHTLLLAIDSAHTFDEASRDNNSLYHQYVWSPLQLTAPGDVRLRAAPPLKSWGNPVYYNGDGFRASPPAESIWLGCALMPQSGNDLDLYSFPDTFSSASGFETFECASLSPPGEPELILINGAVAPQTSRLFEAVRSTDLSLSDYAVEADAGSAASQMPPYSAPAHFAADEVFDLYELFMVSGVSYIIRARNVSATIDVRLALFSPEAACQALRDAVISADSTGNGGSESISFTPQQSGVWAAVVLKAHSASYGQTGDYTFDFVPTALAAIAPAPHLMIQFWSDSNSVRLVWTHVNQDSLGNALYNRSYTVYRSPYISNALQPPDLIGETTDSSFVDTAAHALKYYYWVTVRSQ
- a CDS encoding amino acid permease: MENPLFAKKPLQMLLDEAAGENRLRRCLGPVTLTSLGVGAIIGTGIFVLTGIAAHDKTGPALILSFVAAGIACIFAALCYAEFASLTPVAGSAYTYAYATLGEMFAWIMGWDLVLEYSVSSAAVAHGWSHYFQNFIGIFNLHIPFAVTRAPFDYDPGLGALVTTGTVIDLPALIIAGLVTVLLVKGIKESATVNTTIVITKLVVVAMVIVVGAFYVNPDNWHPFAPYGLSGVSFFGHTIFGQTGNGGEPLGMLAGAAMIFFAYIGFDSLSTHAEEAKNPAKDIPIGIITSLILCTVLYIGVAAVLTGMVPYDKINIDAPVSDAFGQLHLPVLQFLISLGALAGITSVLLVMVLSQPRILLAMARDGMVPASFFGAIHPRFRTPWKSTILTGTFVGLAAAFLPLRILAELVNIGTLLAFVMVCAAVLIMRRKHPEAKRPFKAPLYPFVPIAGILSSMVLMFSLPAENWLRLAIWLAIGLIIYFTYSRHHTVLAKLRAEAQAAAARPVKNR